The Nitrospira sp. CR1.1 genome segment GTGAAGCGTCGCTCGCGAACGGCGCTTCACGACTGGCGAACGACGAGTTGCGACTGAAAGGAGCAAGTCAATGCCAGAAGTCTATAACTGGCAACTGGGACGGAAGATGCTGTATCCCTACGAGGAGCGGCATCCGAAGTGGCAGTTTGCCTTTGTGTTCAACATCAATCGCTGTTTGGCCTGTCAGACCTGTTC includes the following:
- a CDS encoding dehydrogenase, giving the protein MPEVYNWQLGRKMLYPYEERHPKWQFAFVFNINRCLACQTCS